In Streptomyces sp. NBC_00448, the following are encoded in one genomic region:
- a CDS encoding protein kinase domain-containing protein, producing the protein MTTQSVTLDQLILAIRDVTAYSDAQTAGPVALLGLTDTGRPETSRDRNRRLRSWRRLLQEIPLDERSFDDRFGLAGRAALITALSDWCRGYRAQSDECRARLAGLFGFTGLLLVTLLSLAESEAQRSVPHASTVPAQQGRALTHDCADTCGALVTEPAVARAIAEVYRPDPPTGGRRSAAAGPAEQEWGAVEHEPLSFHRHGSTSLILRGVTSRAVHGNRSPFALKLIIYPFTKFQTIAHATREYAQRYGTSAAGARHLVHVWASFDSWILMDFVAGKTLAETVREEQAQEAADGEELRSLRLDRLKARGLRLFEAMEELQSVARADPLPDRFTGVHADLSPSNIIVSDTDDTFKLIDLGRNYLYTHTVTGTTGADSSYIAPEVRAGDSEIGRADLYSVGQLLVLIGCGRTSTDGVVPDIFYMRAMLLARFVEDLIDADPARRLLIFPAGPGTTFSFTELKNSFLAEFEMAQAAERGADTLRVESGWRMSRELLRPLAGDPGREWRLWRMRRQQSARPAANRGLFSNWLLAWSFVAAVVWAVTNTVVITWLLRDLNLGWGNRTVELVQHLTHDPTGLPVVDAWRRGDYHVPDWRANLPARIVGFSYALAAPKYYEIISSGLTPLVVGRRAGAMSWLALATEAVMRMMALLPCGLVLACTLVEPRWWPINSAIGQLSLCLTNYTTLFFARTVIARSRRLKLSTVPTDDSKITGLSSFTQWAPTSLFYATAVLTIGVLLYTHVLEDTYVYALGAAATNIFVFYVIKTGTGGPMIRVAIVRTHLAAERVARATALPPPPAAPPTPPPPPP; encoded by the coding sequence ATGACCACTCAGAGCGTGACGCTGGACCAACTGATCCTGGCAATCAGGGACGTGACGGCGTATAGCGACGCGCAGACCGCGGGCCCGGTCGCACTGCTGGGCCTGACCGACACCGGCCGGCCGGAGACGTCCAGGGACCGGAACCGGCGGCTCCGCTCCTGGCGCCGCCTGCTCCAGGAGATCCCGCTGGACGAGCGTTCGTTCGACGACCGCTTCGGGCTCGCCGGGAGGGCGGCCCTCATCACCGCCCTGTCGGACTGGTGCCGCGGCTACCGTGCACAGAGCGACGAATGCCGGGCGAGATTGGCCGGGCTCTTCGGCTTCACCGGCCTGCTGCTGGTCACCCTGCTCAGCCTCGCCGAGTCAGAGGCGCAGCGCTCCGTGCCGCATGCCTCCACGGTGCCCGCCCAGCAGGGCCGCGCGCTGACCCACGACTGCGCGGACACCTGCGGTGCCCTGGTCACCGAGCCCGCCGTGGCAAGGGCCATTGCGGAGGTCTACCGGCCGGACCCCCCGACCGGGGGGCGCCGCTCCGCGGCGGCCGGGCCGGCGGAGCAGGAGTGGGGCGCCGTGGAGCACGAGCCGCTGAGCTTCCACCGGCACGGCAGCACCTCGCTGATCCTGCGCGGCGTGACCTCCCGGGCCGTGCACGGGAACCGCTCCCCGTTCGCCCTCAAGCTGATCATCTACCCCTTCACCAAGTTCCAGACCATCGCGCATGCCACCCGCGAGTACGCCCAGCGGTACGGAACCTCGGCCGCCGGCGCCCGGCACCTGGTGCACGTCTGGGCCAGCTTCGACAGCTGGATACTGATGGACTTCGTCGCGGGGAAGACCCTCGCGGAGACTGTCAGGGAGGAGCAGGCGCAAGAGGCGGCGGACGGTGAGGAGTTACGGTCGCTGCGGCTGGACCGGCTCAAGGCGCGCGGCCTACGCCTGTTCGAGGCGATGGAGGAACTGCAGAGTGTCGCGCGGGCCGACCCGTTGCCCGACCGGTTCACGGGCGTGCACGCGGACCTGTCGCCGTCCAACATCATCGTGTCCGACACGGACGACACCTTCAAACTCATCGATCTCGGGCGCAACTATCTCTACACGCACACCGTCACCGGGACGACGGGCGCGGACTCCTCGTACATCGCGCCGGAGGTCAGGGCGGGTGACAGCGAGATCGGGCGGGCCGACCTGTACTCGGTCGGCCAACTGCTCGTCCTGATCGGCTGCGGCCGGACGAGCACCGACGGCGTGGTACCGGACATCTTCTACATGCGGGCGATGCTGCTGGCGCGCTTCGTCGAGGATCTGATCGACGCCGATCCCGCCCGCCGATTACTCATCTTCCCCGCGGGCCCGGGGACGACGTTCTCGTTCACCGAACTCAAGAACAGCTTCCTGGCCGAGTTCGAGATGGCGCAAGCAGCAGAGCGAGGAGCCGACACGCTGCGGGTCGAGTCGGGTTGGCGGATGTCACGCGAACTGCTCCGCCCGCTGGCCGGGGACCCGGGCCGGGAGTGGCGGCTGTGGCGCATGCGCAGGCAGCAGAGCGCGCGTCCCGCCGCCAACCGCGGCCTGTTCTCCAACTGGCTGCTGGCCTGGTCCTTCGTCGCCGCCGTGGTGTGGGCGGTCACCAACACGGTCGTCATCACCTGGCTGTTGCGGGACCTGAACCTCGGCTGGGGGAACCGTACCGTCGAGCTGGTGCAGCACCTCACCCACGACCCCACTGGGCTGCCCGTCGTCGACGCGTGGCGGCGCGGCGACTACCACGTCCCCGACTGGCGGGCGAACCTCCCGGCACGGATCGTCGGCTTCTCCTACGCGCTGGCGGCGCCGAAGTACTACGAGATCATCTCCTCGGGCCTGACGCCCCTGGTGGTCGGTCGCCGGGCCGGCGCGATGAGCTGGCTGGCCCTGGCCACCGAGGCGGTGATGCGCATGATGGCCTTGCTGCCGTGCGGACTCGTGCTGGCGTGCACGCTGGTCGAACCGCGATGGTGGCCGATCAACTCGGCGATCGGCCAGTTGTCGCTCTGCCTGACGAACTACACGACGCTTTTCTTCGCCCGTACAGTGATTGCCCGCTCCCGGCGCCTCAAACTCAGTACCGTCCCCACCGACGACAGCAAAATCACGGGGCTGTCCTCCTTCACCCAGTGGGCGCCCACCTCGCTCTTCTACGCCACGGCCGTCCTGACCATCGGTGTCCTCCTCTACACGCACGTCCTGGAGGACACCTACGTCTACGCGCTGGGCGCCGCGGCGACCAACATCTTCGTCTTCTACGTGATCAAGACCGGCACCGGCGGCCCGATGATCCGCGTGGCGATCGTCCGCACCCACCTGGCCGCCGAACGCGTGGCAAGAGCCACCGCCCTCCCGCCCCCACCAGCAGCGCCGCCAACGCCGCCACCACCTCCTCCCTGA
- a CDS encoding sensor histidine kinase, with amino-acid sequence MTAPANVTAPALTPTTRALAWCLHLLVVALLALAAGQAVIDHRPHAGAVIAAAAACAVTYAAGPVLPRVHSSRRAAALWLAAMGAVWLVLLALSSDGVWLAFPLYFLQLHLLPRRAGLAAVAATAVLAIAGFSAHQGSFSAAMAIGPALGAAVAVAVVWGYQALYRESEHRRRLVEELTATRADLAAAQHAAGVLAERERLAREIHDTLAQGLSSIQLLLRAAERALPHRPDTAARYVDQARNAAVDNLAEARRFVVALAPPALEGTTLACALERLCTATSTRHQLTARFQLVGDPVTLPTAHEVALLRIAQSALANTVRHAAATTAEVTLSYLDDRIAVDVVDDGHGFDPGRLPVQDPEAGGFGLAAMRARVHALGGALAVESAPGHGASVAARLPLAPAAEARS; translated from the coding sequence ATCACCGCCCCCGCGAACGTCACCGCCCCCGCCTTGACCCCGACCACCCGCGCCCTGGCCTGGTGCCTGCATCTGCTGGTCGTCGCCCTGCTCGCCCTGGCCGCCGGCCAGGCCGTGATCGACCACCGCCCGCACGCCGGAGCGGTCATCGCGGCGGCCGCGGCGTGCGCCGTGACGTACGCGGCCGGACCCGTGCTGCCCCGGGTGCACAGCTCGCGCCGGGCCGCCGCACTGTGGCTGGCCGCGATGGGCGCCGTCTGGCTGGTGCTGCTGGCCCTGTCCTCCGACGGGGTGTGGCTGGCGTTCCCGCTGTACTTCCTCCAGCTCCACCTGCTGCCCCGCCGCGCCGGACTCGCCGCGGTCGCGGCCACCGCGGTACTGGCCATCGCCGGCTTCTCCGCACACCAGGGCTCCTTCAGCGCGGCCATGGCGATCGGACCGGCCCTCGGCGCCGCCGTGGCGGTGGCAGTGGTCTGGGGCTACCAGGCCCTGTACCGCGAGAGCGAACACCGCAGGCGCCTGGTCGAAGAGCTCACCGCCACCCGTGCCGACCTGGCCGCCGCGCAGCACGCCGCCGGTGTGCTGGCCGAACGCGAGCGCCTGGCCCGCGAGATCCACGACACCCTCGCCCAGGGCCTGTCCAGCATCCAGTTGCTGCTGCGCGCCGCGGAACGGGCCCTGCCGCACCGGCCGGACACCGCCGCGCGCTACGTCGACCAGGCACGGAACGCCGCCGTGGACAACCTCGCCGAGGCGCGGCGTTTCGTCGTCGCCCTCGCCCCGCCCGCTCTGGAGGGCACCACCCTCGCCTGCGCCCTGGAACGCCTGTGCACCGCCACCAGCACCCGGCACCAGCTCACCGCGCGCTTCCAGCTCGTCGGCGACCCCGTGACGCTGCCGACCGCGCACGAGGTCGCCCTGCTGCGCATCGCCCAGTCCGCCCTCGCCAACACCGTCCGCCACGCCGCGGCCACCACCGCCGAGGTCACCCTCAGCTACCTGGACGACCGCATCGCCGTGGACGTCGTCGACGACGGGCACGGTTTCGACCCCGGGCGGCTGCCCGTCCAGGACCCGGAGGCCGGAGGGTTCGGGCTGGCGGCGATGCGGGCCCGCGTGCACGCCCTCGGCGGCGCCCTCGCCGTCGAGTCCGCTCCCGGCCACGGCGCTTCCGTGGCCGCCCGCCTTCCGCTCGCACCCGCAGCCGAGGCCCGCTCGTGA
- a CDS encoding ABC transporter ATP-binding protein — MSLDVTGVTLTYPDGGSRLTALDQVTLQVPKGTLTAVIGPSGSGKSSLLAVAATLVTPDAGTVTIDGTPTEALTRGELAGLRRRRIGIVFQQPNLLPALTAAEQLQVMARIDGRRPRTARNRAMDLLDAVGLADQAARRPHQLSGGQRQRVNIARALMNDPTVLLVDEPTSALDQERGAAVIDLIARLTRHRSTATVLVTHDHAHLTAADRIAEIHDGRLRPPATPDQPR; from the coding sequence ATGAGCCTCGACGTCACCGGCGTCACCCTCACCTACCCCGACGGAGGGTCACGCCTGACCGCCCTCGACCAGGTCACCCTTCAGGTCCCCAAGGGCACGCTGACCGCCGTCATCGGCCCCTCCGGCAGCGGGAAGTCCAGCCTCCTCGCGGTGGCCGCGACCCTCGTCACCCCCGACGCCGGCACCGTCACGATCGACGGCACGCCCACCGAGGCCCTGACCCGCGGCGAACTCGCCGGCCTGCGCCGCCGCAGGATCGGCATCGTCTTCCAGCAGCCCAACCTCCTGCCCGCCCTCACCGCCGCCGAACAGCTCCAGGTCATGGCGCGGATCGACGGCCGCCGGCCCCGTACGGCCAGGAACCGGGCCATGGACCTGCTCGATGCCGTCGGTCTGGCCGACCAGGCCGCACGCCGCCCCCACCAGCTCTCCGGCGGCCAGCGCCAGCGCGTCAACATCGCCCGCGCCCTGATGAACGACCCCACCGTGCTCCTGGTCGACGAACCCACCAGCGCCCTCGACCAGGAACGCGGCGCCGCCGTCATCGACCTGATCGCCCGCCTCACCCGCCACCGGTCCACCGCGACCGTCCTGGTCACCCACGACCACGCCCACCTGACCGCGGCCGACCGGATCGCCGAAATCCACGACGGCCGCCTCCGCCCCCCGGCCACGCCCGATCAACCAAGGTGA
- a CDS encoding ABC transporter permease, whose product MFVAWRDLRFAKGRFALMGAVIVLITLLVGLLSGLTAGLGRQNISAITGLPADRIAFGVPATGEALSYADSTVTEEQWRRWAGTPGVSSAEPLGITTTRATAGDRSTGVSAFGVRPRSPLAPDSDEIDDHAVVLSTAAADHLGVSTGDSIALAGRQVTVAAVRGNASFSHVPVLWTSLDTWRKAAPPTGRAGGPTATVIALTTSPGVDVKAADAAAGTRTVGKDDSLSAIGSYTSENGSLQLMRGFLFAISALVIGAFFTVWTIQRSGDVAVLKALGASTAGLLGDALGQALVLLVGGTLAGTGIAAGVGALVAGSAVPFLLEPATVLVPAAVMIALGALGAALSVRRITSVDPLTALGSAR is encoded by the coding sequence GTGTTCGTCGCCTGGAGAGACCTCAGGTTCGCCAAGGGGCGCTTTGCCCTGATGGGGGCCGTCATCGTGCTGATCACCCTGCTGGTCGGGCTGCTGTCGGGGCTGACCGCCGGGCTGGGCCGGCAGAACATCTCCGCGATCACCGGCCTGCCCGCGGACCGGATCGCCTTCGGCGTGCCGGCCACGGGCGAAGCGCTGTCGTACGCCGACTCCACCGTCACGGAGGAGCAGTGGCGGCGGTGGGCCGGGACGCCCGGCGTGAGCAGCGCGGAACCGCTGGGCATCACCACCACCAGGGCGACCGCGGGCGACCGGAGCACCGGGGTGTCGGCCTTCGGGGTACGGCCGCGCTCCCCGCTGGCCCCCGACAGCGACGAGATCGACGACCACGCGGTGGTCCTGTCCACGGCCGCCGCCGACCACCTCGGCGTCTCCACGGGCGACAGCATCGCCCTCGCCGGCCGGCAGGTCACCGTCGCGGCGGTGCGCGGGAACGCCTCCTTCAGCCACGTCCCCGTCCTGTGGACCAGCCTCGACACCTGGCGGAAGGCCGCACCCCCAACGGGCAGGGCCGGCGGGCCGACCGCCACGGTCATCGCGTTGACGACCTCTCCCGGTGTCGACGTGAAGGCGGCCGACGCGGCCGCGGGCACGAGGACGGTCGGCAAGGACGACTCGCTGTCCGCGATCGGCTCCTACACCTCCGAGAACGGCTCCCTGCAGCTGATGCGCGGCTTCCTGTTCGCGATCTCCGCGCTGGTCATCGGCGCCTTCTTCACCGTGTGGACCATCCAGCGCAGCGGAGACGTCGCGGTCCTCAAGGCGCTGGGCGCGTCCACCGCCGGCCTGCTCGGGGACGCCCTCGGACAGGCCCTGGTCCTGCTGGTCGGCGGCACCCTGGCAGGCACCGGTATCGCCGCCGGCGTCGGCGCCCTCGTGGCCGGCTCGGCCGTGCCCTTCCTCCTCGAACCCGCCACCGTCCTGGTCCCGGCCGCCGTGATGATCGCGCTCGGCGCGCTCGGCGCCGCCCTGTCCGTCCGGCGCATCACCTCCGTCGACCCGCTGACCGCCCTGGGGAGCGCCCGATGA